The following proteins are encoded in a genomic region of Xanthomonas cassavae CFBP 4642:
- a CDS encoding S41 family peptidase — MRVAVLSVALSLALFASPGWAQKAGPAAAQATADDPEANEAAVSKVPLDEIRRFVAVYNAVKQAYVDPVEDKKLMHAAVRGLLSDLDPHSTYFDKEDAEAFDEQASGAYDGIGVELLQQQDNTLRVIAPIDDTPAARAGIRAGDVIVAIDGKPIDASKAMEPLRGESGSKVTLTIVRDKAPKPFDVTLQRQTIRVASVRSKLLEPGYGYIRISTFQADTGADFQKNLKQLQAGGKLRGLVLDLRSNPGGLLTSAVQVADDLLDKGNIVSTRGRISISDAKFDATPGDLLGGAPVVVLVDAGSASASEVLAGALRDNQRARIIGSRTFGKGSVQTVLPLDNGDSVKLTTARYYTPSGKSIQASGIVPEVLLTPEPQPGDADVPASLADFSEATLPGHLRGDAEGEEGYAAGDVLPGDGPIASALAELKQPGSAAKAQAALKAKAQAAQKAKAAKTAAEPRPAPARPAAADKPKPAPPVEPAAPAPAEPAK, encoded by the coding sequence ATGCGCGTAGCCGTCCTGTCCGTTGCCCTGTCGCTGGCCCTGTTCGCGTCGCCCGGTTGGGCACAAAAGGCCGGCCCCGCCGCCGCCCAGGCCACCGCGGACGATCCGGAAGCCAACGAAGCCGCCGTCTCCAAGGTGCCGCTGGACGAGATCCGCCGCTTCGTGGCGGTGTACAACGCGGTCAAGCAGGCCTACGTCGACCCGGTCGAGGACAAGAAGCTGATGCATGCCGCCGTGCGCGGCCTGCTCTCGGACTTGGACCCGCACAGCACCTATTTCGACAAGGAAGACGCCGAAGCCTTCGACGAGCAGGCCAGCGGCGCCTACGACGGCATCGGCGTGGAATTGCTGCAGCAGCAGGACAACACGCTCAGGGTGATCGCGCCGATCGACGACACCCCGGCCGCACGTGCCGGCATCCGCGCCGGCGACGTCATCGTGGCCATCGACGGCAAGCCGATCGACGCCAGCAAGGCGATGGAACCGCTGCGCGGCGAATCCGGCAGCAAAGTCACCTTGACCATCGTGCGCGACAAGGCGCCCAAGCCGTTCGATGTGACCCTGCAACGCCAGACCATCCGCGTGGCCAGCGTGCGCAGCAAGCTGCTGGAACCGGGCTATGGCTACATCCGCATCAGCACCTTCCAGGCCGACACCGGCGCGGATTTCCAGAAGAACCTCAAGCAGCTGCAGGCCGGCGGCAAGCTGCGCGGTCTGGTGCTGGATCTGCGCAGCAATCCGGGCGGCCTGCTGACCTCGGCGGTGCAGGTGGCCGACGACCTGCTCGACAAGGGCAACATCGTCAGTACGCGCGGGCGCATCTCCATCAGCGATGCCAAGTTCGACGCCACCCCGGGCGATCTGCTCGGCGGCGCGCCGGTGGTGGTGCTGGTGGACGCCGGCTCAGCCAGTGCCTCGGAAGTGCTGGCCGGCGCGCTGCGCGACAACCAGCGCGCGCGCATCATCGGCAGCCGCACCTTCGGCAAGGGCTCGGTGCAGACCGTGCTGCCGCTGGACAACGGCGACTCGGTCAAGCTCACCACCGCGCGCTATTACACGCCCAGTGGCAAGTCGATCCAGGCCAGCGGCATCGTGCCGGAAGTGCTGCTCACCCCCGAACCGCAGCCCGGCGATGCCGACGTGCCGGCCAGCCTGGCCGACTTCAGCGAAGCCACGCTGCCGGGCCATCTGCGTGGCGATGCCGAAGGCGAGGAGGGCTATGCAGCCGGCGACGTGCTGCCGGGCGATGGCCCGATCGCCTCCGCGCTGGCCGAGCTCAAGCAGCCCGGCTCGGCGGCCAAGGCGCAGGCCGCGCTCAAGGCCAAGGCACAGGCAGCGCAGAAGGCCAAGGCCGCCAAGACCGCAGCCGAGCCCAGGCCGGCGCCCGCGCGCCCGGCAGCAGCCGACAAGCCCAAGCCCGCGCCGCCGGTGGAACCGGCCGCGCCTGCGCCGGCCGAACCGGCCAAGTAA
- a CDS encoding D-2-hydroxyacid dehydrogenase family protein, with translation MRIVVPDDYQGAVRQLHCLQRLQGHDVQVLGALATDPNAWAERLVEADALVLIRERTRVDATLLRRLPRLRLISQTGRVGAHVDVAACTQFGVAVAEGVGSPVAPAELTWALILSASRRLGEYQRALHQGRWQALGDPGLGRVLHGRTLGIWSYGRIGQRMAQFGRAFGMQVLVWGGEESCAQAARDGFAIADSREALFERSDVLSLHRRLTAQTRHQVTAQDLARMRPDALLVNTSRAELIAPGAMLAALDAGRPAQAAVDVFEREPVLDPRDPLLQHPRVLATQHLGYVESDSYALYFEAAFDNVLAFAAGAPRNLVNPEALAITR, from the coding sequence ATGCGCATCGTGGTGCCCGACGATTACCAGGGCGCCGTGCGTCAGCTGCACTGCCTGCAGCGCCTGCAGGGACATGACGTACAGGTCCTCGGCGCGCTGGCCACCGATCCCAACGCATGGGCCGAGCGTCTGGTCGAAGCCGATGCGCTGGTGCTGATCCGCGAGCGCACGCGCGTGGATGCCACGCTGCTGCGGCGGCTGCCACGGCTCAGGTTGATCAGCCAGACCGGGCGCGTCGGCGCGCATGTGGACGTGGCCGCCTGCACGCAATTCGGCGTGGCGGTGGCCGAAGGCGTCGGCTCGCCGGTGGCGCCGGCCGAACTGACCTGGGCCTTGATCCTGTCGGCCAGCCGGCGCCTGGGCGAGTACCAGCGCGCGCTGCACCAGGGCCGCTGGCAGGCGCTGGGCGATCCCGGCCTGGGCCGCGTACTGCATGGGCGCACGTTGGGCATCTGGAGTTACGGGCGCATCGGCCAGCGCATGGCGCAATTCGGGCGCGCATTCGGCATGCAGGTGCTGGTGTGGGGCGGCGAAGAATCGTGCGCGCAGGCGGCGCGCGATGGGTTCGCCATCGCCGACAGCCGCGAGGCTTTGTTCGAACGCAGCGATGTGCTGTCGCTGCATCGCCGGCTGACCGCGCAGACCCGCCACCAGGTCACCGCGCAGGATCTGGCGCGCATGCGCCCCGATGCCTTGCTGGTCAACACCAGCCGCGCCGAACTGATCGCTCCCGGCGCCATGCTGGCCGCGCTGGATGCGGGCCGGCCGGCACAGGCGGCGGTGGATGTATTCGAACGCGAGCCGGTGCTGGATCCGCGTGACCCGCTGCTGCAGCATCCGCGCGTGCTGGCGACGCAGCATCTGGGCTACGTGGAGAGCGACAGCTATGCGCTGTACTTCGAAGCGGCGTTCGACAATGTGCTGGCATTTGCCGCCGGTGCGCCGCGCAACCTGGTCAATCCCGAGGCGTTGGCGATTACGCGATAG
- a CDS encoding DUF1820 family protein, whose product MAKPLYKVTFLNHGKVYELYAREVTGSHLWGFNQIGELVFDVHDGLVVDPTEERLREEFGNTRTLHLPMQSIVRIEEVEKKGQSVIRDAATGDKVVTPFPLPGKPR is encoded by the coding sequence ATGGCCAAGCCTTTGTACAAAGTCACCTTCCTCAATCACGGCAAGGTGTATGAGCTCTACGCACGCGAAGTGACCGGCAGCCATCTGTGGGGCTTCAACCAGATCGGCGAGCTGGTGTTCGATGTGCACGATGGACTGGTGGTAGACCCCACCGAAGAACGCTTGCGCGAGGAGTTCGGCAATACCCGAACCCTGCACCTGCCGATGCAGAGCATCGTGCGCATCGAAGAGGTGGAAAAGAAGGGCCAGTCGGTGATCCGCGATGCGGCCACCGGCGACAAGGTGGTTACCCCCTTCCCGTTGCCGGGCAAGCCACGCTGA
- a CDS encoding rhomboid family intramembrane serine protease gives MFVSLPSRKKPARRWAVPLLFATVWLAYLWSISRPGEARNTLWLDWGALSSGVSNLGDWWATLRDGSVLRLFTALFLHADWSHLLGNLVFLLIFGLPAERILGPWRLLLLFLVGGAASNLAAIFAIGTPDRVIIGASGAVSALIGTYLALFPGAKLGVVLPLGVFLEFIRVPAPLLIGAWALLQVVFAYIGPAFGMVAWSAHIAGFVFGIVYGLYVRAAIARRLRKRHGF, from the coding sequence ATGTTCGTCTCCCTCCCCTCCCGCAAGAAACCCGCCCGGCGCTGGGCGGTGCCGTTGCTGTTCGCCACGGTGTGGCTGGCCTACCTGTGGTCGATCAGCCGGCCGGGCGAGGCGCGCAATACGCTGTGGCTGGACTGGGGCGCGCTGTCCAGCGGCGTGTCCAATCTGGGCGACTGGTGGGCGACCCTGCGCGACGGCAGCGTGCTGCGGCTGTTCACCGCGCTGTTCCTGCACGCCGATTGGTCGCACCTGCTCGGCAACCTGGTGTTCCTGCTGATCTTCGGGTTGCCGGCCGAACGCATCCTGGGGCCCTGGCGACTGTTGCTGCTGTTTCTGGTGGGCGGCGCGGCATCCAACCTGGCGGCGATCTTCGCCATCGGCACGCCGGACCGGGTGATCATCGGTGCCTCGGGCGCGGTGTCCGCCTTGATCGGCACCTACCTGGCACTGTTTCCCGGTGCCAAGCTCGGAGTGGTGCTGCCGCTGGGGGTGTTTCTGGAATTCATCCGGGTGCCGGCGCCGCTGCTGATCGGCGCGTGGGCACTGCTGCAGGTGGTGTTCGCCTATATCGGCCCGGCCTTCGGCATGGTGGCGTGGTCGGCGCATATCGCCGGCTTCGTGTTCGGCATCGTCTATGGGCTGTATGTGCGCGCGGCGATCGCCCGGCGTCTGCGCAAGCGGCACGGGTTCTAG
- a CDS encoding outer membrane protein transport protein: MSTASTLSRATLLAVGIAGVLAVGQAHGAAFQLKENSAKGLGRAFAGSGSAPDDASIIANNPAGMRQLDGRLFQADVSAISFSAKFDPEVANYANGAPVSGGNGGDAGMIAPVPAMYFHVPFGENDNMHLGTSLTVPFGFKTEYDRDWVGRYHGTKTELQAIDFNVAFSYDVNPYVSFGASVFAERLDIDLANAVDFGSVLAARRVPGFAPGSADGYSRIKGDSTEVGFTLGGLFSIDENTHIGFSYRSEVEHKITDGDADFTVPGSAAAVLGVAAPGTFVDTKGRATVKLPASATASFTHNVNEQWSIMADVTRTAWSKFDQVTVDFASNQPDSVLDFSYRDTTFASIGADYRMSDTLTLRGGLAYDQTPTTSEHRDVRVPDASRKWVSLGLSWRPSQQAEYNFGYTHLFTSDPTSDTRSATGDRLAGSYNVKGDVLAASINYKF; the protein is encoded by the coding sequence ATGTCTACCGCTTCCACTCTCAGCCGCGCCACCCTGCTGGCCGTTGGTATCGCCGGTGTGCTGGCCGTTGGCCAGGCGCACGGCGCCGCATTCCAGCTGAAGGAAAACAGCGCCAAGGGCCTCGGCCGTGCGTTCGCAGGTTCGGGCAGCGCCCCGGATGACGCCTCGATCATCGCCAACAACCCGGCCGGCATGCGCCAGCTGGACGGTCGCCTGTTTCAGGCCGACGTCAGCGCCATCAGCTTCTCGGCCAAGTTCGATCCCGAAGTCGCCAACTACGCCAACGGCGCGCCGGTCTCCGGCGGCAATGGCGGCGATGCCGGCATGATCGCGCCGGTCCCGGCGATGTACTTCCACGTGCCGTTCGGCGAGAACGACAACATGCACCTGGGCACGTCGCTGACCGTGCCGTTCGGCTTCAAGACCGAATACGACCGCGACTGGGTTGGCCGCTACCACGGCACCAAGACCGAGCTGCAGGCGATCGACTTCAACGTCGCGTTCTCCTACGACGTGAACCCGTACGTGTCGTTCGGCGCTTCGGTGTTCGCCGAGCGCCTGGATATCGACCTGGCCAACGCGGTCGACTTCGGCAGCGTGCTGGCCGCGCGCCGCGTGCCGGGCTTCGCGCCGGGCAGCGCCGATGGCTATTCGCGCATCAAGGGCGACAGCACCGAAGTGGGCTTCACCCTGGGTGGCTTGTTCAGCATCGACGAGAACACCCACATCGGCTTCAGCTACCGCTCGGAAGTGGAGCACAAGATCACCGATGGCGATGCCGACTTCACCGTGCCGGGCAGTGCTGCCGCCGTGTTGGGCGTGGCCGCGCCGGGCACCTTTGTCGACACCAAGGGCCGCGCCACCGTCAAGCTGCCGGCCAGCGCCACCGCCAGCTTCACCCACAACGTGAACGAGCAGTGGTCGATCATGGCCGACGTCACCCGCACCGCCTGGAGCAAGTTCGACCAGGTGACGGTGGACTTTGCCTCCAACCAGCCCGACAGCGTGCTGGACTTCTCCTACCGCGACACCACCTTCGCCTCGATCGGTGCCGACTACCGCATGAGCGACACGCTGACCCTGCGTGGTGGCCTGGCCTACGACCAGACCCCGACCACCTCCGAGCACCGCGACGTGCGCGTGCCCGATGCGAGCCGCAAGTGGGTGTCGCTGGGTCTGAGCTGGCGTCCGTCGCAGCAGGCCGAATACAACTTCGGTTACACCCACCTGTTCACCAGCGACCCGACCAGCGACACCCGCAGCGCCACCGGCGACCGCCTGGCCGGCAGCTACAACGTGAAGGGTGACGTGCTGGCCGCGTCGATCAATTACAAGTTCTGA
- a CDS encoding 2OG-Fe(II) oxygenase: MSQPDFIQITDNAIPASDCSAIVQRMRDSQQLHPGRIGGGVFPDLKHSRDLRISGVAEWAAVESRLQQAVFDGVLTYLRQYPQALISPLMLQVTTADGTPHRLVAEDIVQMSDQALGDLARTCLRPGAINLQWYTADQGGYPYWHCELYPRDASADTLHRHLLWTLYLNEEFEQGETEFLFQQRKARPRTSSLLIAPTAFTHTHRGNRPVGGDKFIATSWILFQSAQALYGGESGIGNGE; the protein is encoded by the coding sequence ATGAGCCAACCCGACTTCATCCAGATCACCGACAACGCCATCCCGGCCAGCGATTGCTCGGCCATCGTGCAACGCATGCGCGACAGCCAGCAGCTGCATCCGGGCCGCATCGGTGGCGGCGTGTTTCCCGACCTCAAGCATAGCCGCGACCTGCGCATCAGTGGCGTGGCCGAATGGGCTGCGGTGGAAAGCCGCCTGCAACAGGCCGTGTTCGACGGCGTGCTCACCTATCTGCGGCAGTATCCGCAGGCGCTGATCTCACCGCTGATGCTGCAGGTCACCACCGCCGACGGCACGCCGCATCGTCTGGTGGCCGAGGACATCGTGCAGATGAGCGACCAGGCGCTGGGCGATCTGGCGCGCACCTGCCTGCGCCCGGGCGCGATCAATCTGCAGTGGTACACCGCCGATCAGGGTGGCTACCCGTACTGGCATTGCGAGCTGTATCCGCGCGATGCCAGCGCCGACACGCTGCACCGGCATTTGTTGTGGACGCTGTATCTCAACGAGGAATTCGAGCAGGGCGAAACCGAATTCCTGTTCCAGCAACGCAAGGCCCGCCCACGCACCAGCAGCCTGCTGATCGCTCCCACCGCCTTCACCCACACCCACCGCGGCAACCGCCCGGTCGGCGGCGACAAGTTCATTGCCACCAGCTGGATTCTGTTTCAATCGGCGCAGGCGCTATACGGCGGGGAATCGGGAATCGGGAATGGAGAATAG
- a CDS encoding PA0069 family radical SAM protein yields the protein MASAIKGRGATGHLPGRFEVTTQQAVDDGWYTDDSEEFAAPSLRTQVTDETARSIISRNQSPDIGFSQSVNPYRGCEHGCSYCFARPSHAYLNLSPGLDFETRLFAKTNAPELLRRELARPGYVPSPIALGINTDAYQPIERKRALTRRLIEVLWETRHPFTLITKNALVTRDLDLLAPLAREGLVSVHFSVTTLDPHLSARLEPRASAPHARLRAMRALHAAGVPVGVMAAPVIPWINDHELEAILQAAAEAGARSAGYVLLRLPHEVAPLFRDWLQTHHPQRAEHVMSTIQQLRGGKDYDSAFGTRLRGQGVYADLLARRFALAHRRAGFDARTMAPLDCSAFRRPAPPAKPVPASPQGVLF from the coding sequence ATGGCAAGTGCGATCAAGGGCCGTGGTGCGACCGGCCATCTGCCCGGGCGATTCGAGGTCACCACCCAGCAGGCGGTGGACGATGGCTGGTACACCGACGACAGCGAAGAGTTCGCCGCCCCGTCGTTGCGCACCCAGGTGACCGACGAAACCGCGCGCAGCATCATCAGCCGCAACCAATCGCCGGATATCGGGTTCTCGCAATCGGTCAATCCGTATCGCGGTTGCGAACACGGCTGCAGTTATTGCTTCGCGCGGCCCTCGCACGCGTATCTCAATCTCTCGCCGGGGCTGGATTTCGAAACCAGGTTGTTTGCCAAGACCAATGCGCCGGAACTGTTGCGTCGCGAGTTGGCGCGGCCGGGTTATGTGCCCAGCCCGATCGCACTGGGCATCAACACCGATGCGTATCAGCCGATCGAGCGCAAGCGGGCCCTGACGCGCCGGCTGATCGAGGTGCTATGGGAGACACGGCACCCGTTTACGCTGATCACCAAGAATGCGCTGGTGACGCGCGACCTGGACCTGCTCGCGCCGCTGGCACGCGAGGGTCTGGTCAGCGTGCATTTTTCGGTGACCACTCTCGACCCGCATCTGTCGGCAAGGCTCGAACCACGCGCCTCCGCCCCGCATGCACGCCTGCGCGCGATGCGTGCCCTGCACGCTGCCGGTGTGCCGGTCGGGGTCATGGCGGCGCCGGTGATCCCCTGGATCAACGACCACGAACTGGAAGCGATCTTGCAGGCCGCCGCCGAGGCCGGCGCACGCAGCGCCGGTTATGTACTGCTGCGTTTGCCGCACGAAGTGGCACCGTTGTTTCGCGACTGGTTGCAGACCCATCACCCGCAGCGCGCCGAGCACGTGATGAGCACGATCCAGCAACTGCGCGGTGGCAAGGATTACGACAGTGCCTTCGGCACCCGCCTGCGCGGCCAGGGGGTGTATGCGGACCTGTTGGCGCGCCGCTTCGCCCTCGCCCATCGCCGCGCCGGCTTCGATGCACGCACCATGGCACCGCTGGACTGCAGCGCGTTCCGCCGCCCGGCCCCACCGGCCAAGCCGGTGCCTGCGTCGCCGCAGGGGGTGCTGTTTTAG
- the cls gene encoding cardiolipin synthase: MLAFAQGAWDWLANLPHLEALLLAAYVLYLLWIAGWIVLQKREPVATLSWVLSLAALPYLGLLIYYWLGPQKVKRQRLRRGRSRSGMESYSSVCPPDADCTELAKIAQSTTGLAPSSATEVHWLVDGAATYAAIIEAIRSARDHIHLEYYIFQPDHSGTAICDALMERARAGVKVRLLLDAIGSSAMTRRALRTLREAGVETAWFHPSQFLKPFKRPWLNLRTHRKLLVVDGRVGFTGGINVTDEENEQVRADAYRDLHVRLQGHVVRSLQLVFLEDWLYATGQGRPAFHGQQLWPEDVPTRAQGTVDAQVLVSGPDSSWEAIHRLMVAAIHEAKHRVWLVTPYFVPGEAARMALTSAALGGLDVRLLVPRVSDSRLVTYAARSYFDELLEAGVRIYEYGPRMLHTKALLADDEVCVVGSANFDSRSFRLNFELSMLFRDQAVAAELAGMIGTDLQHAQEVRFVRLRPLWRSRLPEAFARLLSPLL; encoded by the coding sequence ATGCTCGCATTTGCTCAGGGCGCGTGGGATTGGCTGGCCAACCTTCCCCACCTCGAAGCGCTCCTCCTCGCCGCCTACGTGTTGTATCTGCTGTGGATCGCCGGCTGGATCGTGCTGCAGAAGCGCGAGCCGGTGGCCACGCTGAGCTGGGTGCTGTCGCTGGCGGCGCTGCCGTATCTGGGGTTGCTGATCTACTACTGGCTGGGCCCGCAGAAGGTGAAGCGGCAGCGGCTGCGGCGCGGGCGCTCGCGTTCGGGCATGGAGAGCTACAGCAGCGTGTGTCCGCCGGATGCCGACTGCACCGAGCTGGCCAAGATCGCCCAGTCCACCACCGGGCTGGCGCCCAGCAGCGCCACCGAGGTGCACTGGCTGGTGGACGGCGCTGCCACCTACGCCGCCATCATCGAAGCGATCCGGAGCGCACGGGACCATATCCATCTGGAGTACTACATCTTCCAGCCCGACCACAGCGGCACCGCGATCTGCGATGCGCTGATGGAGCGCGCCCGCGCCGGGGTCAAGGTGCGGCTGCTGCTGGATGCGATCGGCTCCTCGGCGATGACCCGGCGCGCCCTGCGCACGCTGCGCGAGGCCGGCGTGGAAACTGCCTGGTTCCATCCGTCCCAGTTCCTCAAGCCATTCAAGCGGCCCTGGCTCAACCTGCGCACCCACCGCAAGCTGCTGGTGGTCGACGGCCGGGTCGGCTTCACCGGCGGCATCAACGTCACCGACGAGGAGAACGAGCAGGTGCGTGCCGATGCCTACCGCGACCTGCATGTCCGCCTGCAGGGCCACGTGGTGCGCAGCCTGCAGCTGGTGTTCCTGGAAGACTGGCTGTATGCCACCGGCCAGGGCCGCCCCGCCTTCCACGGCCAGCAGCTGTGGCCGGAGGATGTGCCGACCCGCGCGCAGGGCACGGTCGATGCGCAGGTGCTGGTGTCCGGGCCGGATTCGTCGTGGGAGGCGATTCACCGGCTGATGGTGGCCGCCATCCATGAGGCCAAGCACCGCGTCTGGCTGGTCACCCCCTACTTCGTGCCCGGCGAGGCGGCCCGGATGGCATTGACCTCGGCCGCCCTGGGCGGGCTGGACGTGCGCCTGCTGGTGCCGCGGGTCAGCGATTCGCGCCTGGTCACCTACGCGGCACGCTCGTATTTCGACGAGCTGCTGGAAGCCGGCGTACGCATCTACGAATACGGTCCGCGCATGCTGCATACCAAGGCGCTGCTGGCCGACGACGAGGTCTGCGTCGTCGGCAGCGCCAATTTCGACAGCCGCAGCTTCCGCCTCAATTTCGAGTTATCGATGCTGTTCCGCGACCAGGCGGTGGCCGCCGAGCTGGCCGGCATGATCGGCACCGATCTGCAACACGCGCAGGAAGTCCGTTTCGTGCGCCTGCGCCCGTTGTGGCGCTCGCGCCTGCCCGAAGCCTTCGCACGGCTGTTGTCGCCGCTGCTGTGA
- a CDS encoding pyridoxine 5'-phosphate synthase — protein sequence MTTRLSVNVNKIAVLRNSRGGHDPDVVEAARACIAAGAHGITVHPRPDQRHIRADDVLALGALTRERGVEFNIEGNPFAPQRPGYPGLLELCRATRPEQVTLVPDGDGQLTSDHGFDFAQDTALLGELIAAFKALGSRVSLFIDAGNAQIGQAAALGADRIELYTGPYAQAHADGQPADALAEFADAARRAAGHGLGINAGHDLSQANLGEFLATVPGVLEVSIGHALIGEALYQGLDATVRAYVQLLRRASAQA from the coding sequence ATGACCACCCGGCTCAGCGTCAACGTCAACAAGATCGCGGTGCTGCGCAACTCGCGCGGTGGCCACGACCCGGACGTGGTGGAGGCCGCACGGGCCTGCATCGCTGCCGGTGCGCACGGCATCACCGTCCATCCGCGTCCGGACCAGCGGCATATCCGCGCCGACGACGTGCTGGCGCTGGGTGCGCTGACCCGCGAGCGCGGGGTCGAATTCAATATCGAGGGCAATCCGTTCGCGCCACAGCGTCCCGGTTACCCGGGTTTGCTGGAGCTGTGCCGTGCCACGCGTCCGGAGCAGGTGACGTTGGTGCCCGACGGCGACGGCCAGCTCACCTCCGACCACGGCTTCGATTTCGCACAGGACACCGCCCTGCTTGGCGAATTGATCGCCGCATTCAAGGCGCTGGGCAGCCGCGTCAGCCTGTTCATCGATGCCGGCAATGCGCAGATCGGCCAGGCGGCGGCGCTGGGTGCGGACCGCATCGAGTTGTACACCGGTCCCTATGCACAAGCGCATGCCGACGGACAGCCAGCCGATGCGTTGGCCGAGTTCGCGGACGCCGCGCGTCGCGCCGCAGGGCATGGCCTGGGGATCAATGCCGGGCACGATCTATCGCAAGCCAACCTCGGCGAGTTTCTCGCCACCGTGCCGGGCGTGCTGGAGGTCTCGATCGGCCACGCCTTGATCGGCGAGGCGCTGTACCAGGGACTGGATGCCACGGTGCGCGCGTATGTGCAGCTGCTACGCAGGGCAAGCGCGCAGGCATAA
- a CDS encoding ExbD/TolR family protein: MAFSTGGGRGPMADINVTPLVDVMLVLLIIFIVTAPIMTYPIAVDLPQRVLNPPPQTTEPPPPIELRIDASNQVFWNNSPTPVDQLQQKMEEVVQADPTNQPELRIDASQDAEYEVMAKVLAAAKNAQMKKIGFMQQ; this comes from the coding sequence ATGGCATTTAGTACTGGTGGCGGCCGTGGGCCGATGGCCGACATCAACGTCACGCCCCTGGTGGACGTGATGCTGGTGTTGCTGATCATCTTCATCGTCACTGCGCCGATCATGACCTACCCGATCGCCGTGGATCTGCCGCAGCGGGTGCTCAACCCGCCACCGCAGACGACCGAGCCGCCGCCGCCGATCGAGCTGCGTATCGACGCCAGCAACCAGGTGTTCTGGAACAACAGCCCGACGCCGGTGGATCAGCTGCAGCAGAAGATGGAAGAAGTGGTCCAGGCCGATCCGACCAATCAGCCCGAACTGCGCATCGATGCAAGTCAGGATGCGGAGTACGAAGTGATGGCGAAGGTGCTGGCCGCTGCGAAGAACGCGCAGATGAAGAAAATCGGCTTCATGCAGCAGTAA
- a CDS encoding ExbD/TolR family protein yields the protein MAFSSGNSGGPMADINVTPLVDVMLVLLIIFIITAPLMSHKVKVELPEANLIQKEDAEKRAAPITLAVKEDGSLYWNDEPISKEALESRLSTAAQQTPQPPLNLRGDRTTKMRTINEITKIAQGQGMLDVGFVATKVKGQ from the coding sequence ATGGCCTTCAGTAGTGGAAACAGCGGCGGCCCAATGGCCGACATCAATGTGACGCCCCTTGTGGACGTCATGTTGGTGCTGCTGATCATCTTCATCATTACGGCACCGCTGATGTCCCACAAGGTCAAGGTGGAGCTGCCAGAGGCCAACTTGATCCAGAAGGAAGATGCGGAGAAACGCGCCGCGCCGATCACCCTGGCCGTCAAGGAAGACGGGTCGCTGTACTGGAACGACGAGCCGATCTCCAAGGAAGCCCTGGAGTCGCGCCTGTCCACCGCCGCGCAGCAGACCCCGCAGCCGCCGCTCAACCTGCGCGGCGACCGCACGACCAAAATGCGTACGATCAACGAGATCACCAAGATCGCGCAGGGTCAGGGTATGTTGGACGTCGGTTTCGTTGCAACCAAAGTCAAGGGGCAATAA
- the exbB gene encoding TonB-system energizer ExbB, with protein sequence MLQEFFIAAAAGGSNPSAALSQMGFEHLITEMTSSPGDFAVSWVVLITLIAMSAASWYWTVINIFRATRLKSAADRVTTAFWDAPNAQDAIRAMEEQPASEPFSKIALDAAQAAAHHQRAEGNTGGLGESLSRSEFVDRALRQAVTRESTKLQSGMTLLATVGATAPFVGLLGTVWGIYGALIKIGATGSASIDAVAGPVGEALIMTAIGLFVAIPAVFAFNFFSKVNSSVIAKFDTFAHDLHDFFATGSRVR encoded by the coding sequence ATGCTGCAGGAATTTTTTATCGCCGCCGCTGCAGGGGGCTCCAATCCGTCGGCCGCTCTGTCGCAGATGGGCTTCGAGCACTTGATCACCGAAATGACCTCCAGCCCCGGCGACTTCGCCGTGTCCTGGGTCGTGTTGATCACCCTGATCGCCATGTCCGCTGCCTCCTGGTACTGGACCGTCATCAACATCTTCCGCGCCACCCGCCTGAAGAGCGCGGCTGACCGCGTGACCACCGCGTTCTGGGATGCCCCGAATGCACAGGACGCCATCCGCGCCATGGAAGAACAGCCGGCTTCCGAGCCGTTCTCTAAGATCGCACTGGATGCTGCCCAGGCAGCTGCGCACCACCAGCGCGCCGAAGGCAACACCGGTGGCCTGGGCGAGAGCCTGAGCCGTTCGGAGTTCGTCGACCGCGCCCTGCGTCAGGCCGTGACCCGCGAAAGCACCAAGCTGCAGTCGGGCATGACCTTGCTGGCCACCGTCGGTGCGACCGCGCCGTTCGTCGGTCTGCTCGGTACGGTGTGGGGCATCTACGGCGCACTGATCAAGATCGGTGCAACCGGTTCGGCCTCCATCGACGCCGTTGCCGGCCCGGTGGGTGAAGCGCTGATCATGACCGCGATCGGTCTGTTCGTCGCCATCCCGGCGGTGTTCGCGTTCAACTTCTTCTCCAAGGTCAACAGCTCGGTGATCGCCAAGTTCGACACCTTTGCCCACGACCTGCACGACTTCTTCGCCACCGGTTCGCGCGTTCGCTAA